From the Neobacillus sp. PS3-34 genome, the window AATTCAGTAGGATAGAATTAATAGGCTTACTTTTAGTAGTATAAAGTTTGGAGTGAAACATAGATGGAAAGATTGCAAAAGGTTATCGCAAGGGCAGGGATTGCTTCCCGCCGCAAAGCGGAAGAATTAATTAAAGAGGGACATGTAAAGGTGAATGGAAAGGTTGTTACGGAGCTTGGAACAAAAGTAACAGCATCTGATAAAGTGGAAGTGGACGAGATTCCAATCGAAAAGGAAAATCCTGTATATTTCCTGATGTATAAACCGCGTGGAGTCATTTCAAGTGTTAAGGATGACAAAGGCAGGAAAGTAGTGACCGACTTTTTCCCTCTACTGAAGGAAAGGATTTATCCTGTAGGAAGGCTGGACTATGATACTTCAGGCTTATTGCTTCTTACAAATGACGGGGAATTCGCCAATCTTCTAATGCATCCAAGAAATCAAATTGACAAAGTGTATGTAGTGAAAACAGAGGGAATTCCAGCCAAGGAAGATCTCCGTAAGCTGGAAAAGGGAATCAAGCTTGAAGATGGCAAGACTGCTCCCGCAAAGGTTAACCTTCTTTCAGCGGATAAAAGAAAGCAAACAGCTATTATTGAAATTACGATTCATGAAGGTCGGAATCGCCAAGTCAGAAGAATGTTTGAAGCGATTGGCTTCCCGGTCTTGAAACTAAAAAGGGAACGTTATTCATTTCTGACACTAGCGGGATTAAGAACAGGGGAAATCCGTGAACTGACACATCACGAAGTGAAGCAGCTCCGGGCAGCAGCAAATGAGTCTCTTCATAAGAATTCATAAAAAGTTCACAAATTCTTTTAGCGTAAACACTATCGATATAGTGGCAAATGTTATAATTTAGACCAACTAATGATGGGAGCCTGGGGGGTATTTTCTTGAAAAAACGGCGTTTATATGTAAGAAGCATTATTTTATTGATTTTAGGGGCTGCCGTTGCCTATACACTTTATGCAAATTATACAAAAGATGATCAAATGAAGGTAGCGGTAGGGGAAAAAGCTCCAGATTTTGTTCTTACCGATATGAATGGGGTAAAGCACCGCCTTTCAGATTATAAAGGTAAAGGTGTATTTTTGAACTTCTGGGGAACATGGTGTAAGCCTTGTGAAACTGAAATGCCATTCATTAATAACCAATATCACCAATTTAAAGATAAGGGTGTCGAGGTTCTTGCAGTGGATATAAAAGAATCCAATCTTGCGGTTACGAAATTTGCAGAGCGGCACAAGCTTGATTTTCCGATCATGATCGATAAAGACGAGCAGGTCATGACTGAATATGGAATTGACCCACTGCCGGCGACTTTTTTAATCGACAAAAATGGATATGTAGTGAAATACCATACTGGCCAGCTTACAGAAGACATGGCAAAAGATCTTATGGAGCTTATCAAACCATAATGCATAGGGAGTTTTTATAATGAACGATG encodes:
- the rluB gene encoding 23S rRNA pseudouridine(2605) synthase RluB, with the translated sequence MERLQKVIARAGIASRRKAEELIKEGHVKVNGKVVTELGTKVTASDKVEVDEIPIEKENPVYFLMYKPRGVISSVKDDKGRKVVTDFFPLLKERIYPVGRLDYDTSGLLLLTNDGEFANLLMHPRNQIDKVYVVKTEGIPAKEDLRKLEKGIKLEDGKTAPAKVNLLSADKRKQTAIIEITIHEGRNRQVRRMFEAIGFPVLKLKRERYSFLTLAGLRTGEIRELTHHEVKQLRAAANESLHKNS
- the resA gene encoding thiol-disulfide oxidoreductase ResA; its protein translation is MKKRRLYVRSIILLILGAAVAYTLYANYTKDDQMKVAVGEKAPDFVLTDMNGVKHRLSDYKGKGVFLNFWGTWCKPCETEMPFINNQYHQFKDKGVEVLAVDIKESNLAVTKFAERHKLDFPIMIDKDEQVMTEYGIDPLPATFLIDKNGYVVKYHTGQLTEDMAKDLMELIKP